In a single window of the Arachis hypogaea cultivar Tifrunner chromosome 6, arahy.Tifrunner.gnm2.J5K5, whole genome shotgun sequence genome:
- the LOC112696431 gene encoding chlorophyll a-b binding protein 7, chloroplastic isoform X1: MSGGTMVLVHPQASPFFVLSSFSSSSFVNGSLQFRRSLSASLTPPRISAREHPCFFCNSSWKELAGVLLFSAFPFAAVKAIANSPLGESLQRKLEKRKKFAVENSSKFMALAQAARNRSFWYGEGRPGWLGPISYEYPSYLTGELPGDYGFDIAGLGKDPDTLQKYFNFEILHARWAMLASIGALIPEILDLLGAVHFVEPVWWRVGYSKLKGDTLDYLGIQGLHLAGSQGVLVIAICQALLMVGPEYARYCGTEALEPLGIFLPGDINYPGGALFDPLNLSKDPEAFEELKVKEIKNGRLAMVAWLGFYVQAALTGKGPVQNFLDHISDPFHNNLIASLSLVKILN; the protein is encoded by the exons ATGAGTGGCGGGACTATGGTTTTGGTTCATCCACAAGCCAGTCCTTTCTTCGTCTTGTCTTCgttttcttcctcctcttttgtTAACGGCTCACTCCAGTTTCGTCGTTCTCTCTCTGCAAGTTTAACCCCACCTAGAATCAGCGCCAGGGAACATCCTTGTTTCTTCTGCAATTCTTCATGGAAAGAG CTCGCTGGAGTTTTACTGTTCTCGGCGTTTCCTTTCGCCGCCGTGAAAGCTATAGCTAATAGTCCTCTAGGGGAATCACTTCAGAGGAAactggagaagagaaagaaattcGCTGTTGAAAACTCTTCCAAATTCATGGCCTTGGCCCAGGCGGCCCGAAACCGGAG CTTTTGGTATGGAGAAGGTCGGCCTGGTTGGCTTGGTCCTATTTCATATGAATATCCATCATATCTTACTGGGGAACTTCCTGGAGATTATGGCTTTGACATTGCCGGGCTCGGCAAGGATCCTGACACACTGCAGAAATACTTCAA CTTTGAGATATTGCATGCTCGGTGGGCAATGCTTGCATCTATTGGTGCTCTTATTCCTGAAATATTGGACCTATTGGGAGCTGTTCACTTTGTCGAACCTGTGTGGTGGCGTGTTGGTTATTCAAAGCTCAAG GGAGATACTCTAGATTACCTGGGCATCCAAGGTCTTCACTTAGCTGGTAGCCAAGGAGTGCTTGTGATTGCTATTTGCCAAGCCCTCCTTATG GTTGGACCAGAATATGCTAGATATTGTGGGACTGAGGCATTGGAGCCTCTAGGAATATTTCTGCCTGGTGATATAAATTATCCTGGTGGAGCATTGTTTGATCCCTTAAATTTGTCCAAAGATCCTGAAGCTTTTGAGGAGTTGAAggtgaaagaaattaaaaatggACGCCTAGCAATGGTTGCCTGGTTAGGCTTTTACGTGCAAGCAGCTCTGACGGGTAAAGGTCCTGTGCAGAACTTTCTTGACCACATCTCTGATCCTTTCCATAATAACTTGATTGCTTCACTAAGCTTAGTGAAaatactcaattaa
- the LOC112696431 gene encoding chlorophyll a-b binding protein 7, chloroplastic isoform X2: MSGGTMVLVHPQASPFFVLSSFSSSSFVNGSLQFRRSLSASLTPPRISAREHPCFFCNSSWKELAGVLLFSAFPFAAVKAIANSPLGESLQRKLEKRKKFAVENSSKFMALAQAARNRSFEILHARWAMLASIGALIPEILDLLGAVHFVEPVWWRVGYSKLKGDTLDYLGIQGLHLAGSQGVLVIAICQALLMVGPEYARYCGTEALEPLGIFLPGDINYPGGALFDPLNLSKDPEAFEELKVKEIKNGRLAMVAWLGFYVQAALTGKGPVQNFLDHISDPFHNNLIASLSLVKILN, encoded by the exons ATGAGTGGCGGGACTATGGTTTTGGTTCATCCACAAGCCAGTCCTTTCTTCGTCTTGTCTTCgttttcttcctcctcttttgtTAACGGCTCACTCCAGTTTCGTCGTTCTCTCTCTGCAAGTTTAACCCCACCTAGAATCAGCGCCAGGGAACATCCTTGTTTCTTCTGCAATTCTTCATGGAAAGAG CTCGCTGGAGTTTTACTGTTCTCGGCGTTTCCTTTCGCCGCCGTGAAAGCTATAGCTAATAGTCCTCTAGGGGAATCACTTCAGAGGAAactggagaagagaaagaaattcGCTGTTGAAAACTCTTCCAAATTCATGGCCTTGGCCCAGGCGGCCCGAAACCGGAG CTTTGAGATATTGCATGCTCGGTGGGCAATGCTTGCATCTATTGGTGCTCTTATTCCTGAAATATTGGACCTATTGGGAGCTGTTCACTTTGTCGAACCTGTGTGGTGGCGTGTTGGTTATTCAAAGCTCAAG GGAGATACTCTAGATTACCTGGGCATCCAAGGTCTTCACTTAGCTGGTAGCCAAGGAGTGCTTGTGATTGCTATTTGCCAAGCCCTCCTTATG GTTGGACCAGAATATGCTAGATATTGTGGGACTGAGGCATTGGAGCCTCTAGGAATATTTCTGCCTGGTGATATAAATTATCCTGGTGGAGCATTGTTTGATCCCTTAAATTTGTCCAAAGATCCTGAAGCTTTTGAGGAGTTGAAggtgaaagaaattaaaaatggACGCCTAGCAATGGTTGCCTGGTTAGGCTTTTACGTGCAAGCAGCTCTGACGGGTAAAGGTCCTGTGCAGAACTTTCTTGACCACATCTCTGATCCTTTCCATAATAACTTGATTGCTTCACTAAGCTTAGTGAAaatactcaattaa